The sequence TCAACAAACAAGGCGGTGTGATGGTAACGGCCAGCCATAATCCCGGGGAGTATAACGGGTTTAAGCTGTGTATCGATTTAGACTCCATTCACGGCAATGATATTCAAAAAATTCTTAGCATCATTAAGGAACAATCATTTGCTAAAGGAAAAGGATCTCGAGATAAAACGGATGTCATCTCCGGGTATATTGATTTTATGAAAACCCACATTAAACTGTCCAAACCACTAAAAGTCGGTGTGGATGCCGGCAATGGCACCGCCGGTGTGGTTGCCCTGCCGATTATAAAAAAACTTGGATGCCAAGTCCATGATATCTACTGTGATATGGACGGCACCTTCCCCAATCACGAGGCAGATCCCACCGTAATAAAAAATATGCGGGATCTGATTGCCCTGGTTAAACAAAACCGGTTGGATCTTGGGGTGGGATACGATGGCGATGGTGACCGTATCGGTGTGGTTGATGAAAAAGGAAATATCGTTTATGGCGACAGACTGATGATCCTATTTTCCAGGGAGATTTTGTCGAGAAAACCGGGAGCGACATTTATATCTGAAGTAAAATGCTCTAAAACTTTGTATGATGACATCGAAAAAAATGGGGGTCGGGCCATCATGTACAAAACCGGCCATTCTTTGATCAAGAAAAAGATGAAGGAAGAAAAAGCCGAACTTGCAGGTGAAATGAGCGGACATGTGTTTTTTGCCGACCGTTACTTTGGCTATGATGATGCCACCTACGCATCCTGCAGGCTTCTTGAAATACT comes from Thermodesulfobacteriota bacterium and encodes:
- a CDS encoding phosphomannomutase/phosphoglucomutase encodes the protein MNPEMFREYDIRGIAGKDMTDEDVFLIGKGVGTFLVQHGRSTLNVGRDCRLTSDVYSEKIIQGLMSTGCKVTDIGVCPTPVFYYSIKHLNKQGGVMVTASHNPGEYNGFKLCIDLDSIHGNDIQKILSIIKEQSFAKGKGSRDKTDVISGYIDFMKTHIKLSKPLKVGVDAGNGTAGVVALPIIKKLGCQVHDIYCDMDGTFPNHEADPTVIKNMRDLIALVKQNRLDLGVGYDGDGDRIGVVDEKGNIVYGDRLMILFSREILSRKPGATFISEVKCSKTLYDDIEKNGGRAIMYKTGHSLIKKKMKEEKAELAGEMSGHVFFADRYFGYDDATYASCRLLEILSNTNKKLSELLADVPKTYSTPEIRVECADHIKFKVVGQVTDYFKQHYEVIDIDGARVLFDDGWGLVRASNTQPALVLRFEAMSENRLDEIKELVEANLANIRDSIVT